From Macaca fascicularis isolate 582-1 chromosome 14, T2T-MFA8v1.1, a single genomic window includes:
- the SLN gene encoding sarcolipin, which translates to MGINTRELFLNFTIVLITVILMWLLVRSYQY; encoded by the coding sequence ATGGGGATAAACACCCGGGAGCTGTTTCTCAACTTCACTATTGTCTTGATTACGGTTATTCTTATGTGGCTCCTTGTGAGGTCCTATCAGTACTGA